The following proteins are encoded in a genomic region of Sorangiineae bacterium MSr12523:
- a CDS encoding MbtH family NRPS accessory protein has translation MSWGDDDTTFDVVMNDEEQYSIWPSYKPIPAGWKAVGKQGKKAECLAYIDVTWTDMRPLSLRKALAQEEAERQSRMS, from the coding sequence ATGAGCTGGGGTGACGACGACACGACGTTCGACGTCGTGATGAACGACGAAGAGCAATACTCGATTTGGCCGAGCTACAAGCCGATTCCCGCGGGCTGGAAGGCCGTCGGGAAGCAGGGAAAAAAGGCCGAATGCCTCGCGTACATCGATGTGACTTGGACGGACATGCGCCCTCTGAGCCTTCGCAAAGCGCTGGCCCAAGAGGAAGCCGAACGTCAGAGCAGGATGTCCTGA